In Eubalaena glacialis isolate mEubGla1 chromosome 3, mEubGla1.1.hap2.+ XY, whole genome shotgun sequence, the following are encoded in one genomic region:
- the CTSS gene encoding cathepsin S encodes MGAPAGSITMKWLVWVLLLCSSVMAQQHRDSTLDHHWNLWKKTYGKQYKEQNEEVARRLIWEKNLKTVTLHNLEHSMGMHSYDLGMNHLGDMTSEEVISLMSCLRVPSQWQRNVTYKSNPNQKLPDSLDWREKGCVTEVKYQGSCGACWAFSAVGALEAQVKLKTGKLVSLSAQNLVDCSTEKYGNKGCNGGFMTEAFQYIIDNNGIDSEASYPYKAMDEKCQYDAKNRAATCSRYIELPFGSEDALKEAVANKGPVSVAIDARHSSFFLYRSGVYYDPLCTQAVNHGVLVIGYGNLNGRDYWLVKNSWGLNFGEQGYIRMARNSGNHCGIASYPSYPEI; translated from the exons ATGGGAGCACCTGCTGGTTCTATCAC AATGAAATGGCTGGTGTGGGTGCTCCTGTTGTGCTCCTCTGTGATGGCACAACAGcacagagactccactctggaTCATCACTGGAATCTCTGGAAGAAAACCTATGGGAAACAATACAAGGAACAG aaTGAGGAAGTAGCACGGCGTCTcatctgggaaaagaatctaaaaactgTGACGCTTCACAATCTGGAGCATTCAATGGGAATGCATTCATATGATCTAGGCATGAACCACCTGGGAGACATG ACCAGTGAAGAAGTGATATCTTTGATGAGTTGCCTGAGAGTTCCCAGCCAATGGCAGAGAAATGTCACTTACAAGTCAAACCCTAATCAGAAATTGCCTGATTCTCTGGACTGGAGAGAGAAGGGGTGTGTTACTGAAGTGAAATACCAG GGCTCCTGTGGTGCTTGTTGGGCTTTCAGTGCTGTGGGAGCCCTGGAAGCACAAGTGAAGCTGAAAACAGGAAAGCTGGTGTCTCTGAGCGCACAGAACCTGGTGGATTGCTCAACTGAAAAATATGGGAATAAAGGCTGTAATGGTGGCTTCATGACAGAGGCTTTCCAATATATCATTGATAACAACGGCATCGATTCAGAAGCTTCCTATCCCTACAAAGCCATG GATGAAAAGTGCCAGTATGACGCAAAAAATCGAGCTGCCACGTGTTCAAGGTATATTGAACTTCCCTTCGGCAGTGAAGATGCCTTAAAAGAAGCTGTGGCCAACAAAGGACCTGTGTCTGTTGCTATAGATGCACgccattcttctttcttcctctacaGAAGTG GTGTCTACTATGACCCCTTGTGTACTCAGGCTGTGAATCATGGTGTACTGGTGATTGGCTATGGTAACCTTAATGGGAGAGACTACTGGCTTGTGAAAAACAG CTGGGGCCTCAACTTTGGTGAACAAGGATATATACGGATGGCAAgaaatagtggaaatcactgtgGGATTGCTAGTTATCCCTCTTACCCGGAAATCTAG